In the genome of Candidatus Marinarcus aquaticus, the window ATAATATAATATAATAAGCAAATGAATTCTACCAAAAAAAGTATTAAATCAAAAACAACCACGCTGTTACAACCCGATTACTATTTGTTTATAGCAGCTTCTATTTTAATCCTAATTAGCATACTTTTTTCTTATTCACTTTCTGTGTATACGGTAATTTATTTTGATTACAGCAATTTTCATTTTTTCTTGCGTCAAGCATTTGTGGGATTGCTCTCTATATTGATCATGTGGATCATGGCACAGTTTGACCCAACCAAATGGGTAAAGCCGATTAGTATGGCATTTTTCATACTTTTTTTCTTAATTATGATTATCATGCCATTTCTGCCAAGTTCTTTAGTAACTGCTTCAGGTGGAGCAAATCGTTGGATACGACTGCCTGGTTTCTCTCTTTCTCCCGTAGAGTTTTTTAAAATAGGGTTTATCTATTTTTTAGCTTGGAGTTTTAACCGTCGTGTGTATGACCAACCTACAAAAATGAAGTGGAAAGATGAGATGTTGCTCGTACTTCCATATTTTGGAGCATTTTTAGTGGTGGTATTCATTGTGGCATTTATGCAAAAAGATTTGGGGCAAGTGGTACTGATGGGGGCGATTTTATTTATTCTATTGATGTTTGCCAATCGAAGTATGAAGTTTTTCCTCTCTTTAGGGTTTGCAGGTATCATTGCTTTTGTGGGTTTGATTTTAGCAGCACCTCACAGAATTGTTCGAATACAAAGTTGGTGGAGTATGGTGCAAGACAGTATTTTATCCTTTTTACCCACCGCCATTGCCAATGAGTTACGTATCAAAGAGTTTCCTGAACCATACCAAGTTTCGCATTCACTCAATGCCATTTACAATGGGGGGTTAAGTGGTACAGGTTTGGGGGAAGGTTCGATTAAATTGGGTTTTTTATCAGAAGTACACACGGACTTTGTATTAGCAGGTATCACGGAAGAGTTAGGTTTTATTGGGTTTGCTTTGATTGTTTCACTCATCGGTTTTGTGGTGTTTCGAATTTTACGTATCAGCAGACGTTGTACCAATCAAATTGATCATCTGTTTACCTTGGGAATAGGCTTAATGATTATATTTTCATTTTTAATCAACTCATATGGAATATCGGGTATGATTCCAATTAAAGGGATTGCTGTACCCTTTTTAAGTTATGGGGGAAGTGCGCTATTAAGTGTATCCATAGCCGTGGGATTGGTGTTATCCATCAGTCGAACAGTGAATCTAAAATAAGGGATTACATGAAAATAGATAATATTGTCATCACGGGTGGTGGAACAGGCGGACATTTAAAAGTAGCAGAAGCATTTATTAATGAACTGTATGAAAGAGGCTTGAAAGCGACTTATATTGGCTCAAAAAATGGGCAAGATAAAGAGTGGTTTGGTCCACACAACCGAAAACTGAAAAAAGCCATCTTTTTAGATTCGTATGGTGTTGTGAACAAAGGATTTTTTGGGAAAATCAAATCTTTAATCAATATCATCAGACTCTCTTTTGAATGTAACGACATGTTTGAAGATAAAAATATTAATAAGGTCATCTCAGTTGGAGGATATTCTGCTGCTCCTGCAACGTTTGCTGCCATTATGACAAGCGGCTGTAAACTCTATATTCATGAACAAAACTCTAAAATGGGAAAACTCAATCAACTCACCTCTTTTTTTGCAACTGAGCTGTTCTCTTCATATGATGCAAAATCAAAAGTTAAAGATTACCCAGTAGATAACAAATTCTTTGATAACGCTCGTGTTCGAAGTGCTACTCGAGCAGTGATCTTTTTAGGTGGTTCTCAAGGGGCAAAATCAATCAATAACTTTGCATTGAGTGTCGCTGAAAAACTTCATATTATGGGCATTAAAATCATTCATCAAACGGGACGAGCAGATTTTCAACGTATTAAAGAGAAGTATCAAAAACTGGGAATAGAAGCAG includes:
- a CDS encoding FtsW/RodA/SpoVE family cell cycle protein translates to MNSTKKSIKSKTTTLLQPDYYLFIAASILILISILFSYSLSVYTVIYFDYSNFHFFLRQAFVGLLSILIMWIMAQFDPTKWVKPISMAFFILFFLIMIIMPFLPSSLVTASGGANRWIRLPGFSLSPVEFFKIGFIYFLAWSFNRRVYDQPTKMKWKDEMLLVLPYFGAFLVVVFIVAFMQKDLGQVVLMGAILFILLMFANRSMKFFLSLGFAGIIAFVGLILAAPHRIVRIQSWWSMVQDSILSFLPTAIANELRIKEFPEPYQVSHSLNAIYNGGLSGTGLGEGSIKLGFLSEVHTDFVLAGITEELGFIGFALIVSLIGFVVFRILRISRRCTNQIDHLFTLGIGLMIIFSFLINSYGISGMIPIKGIAVPFLSYGGSALLSVSIAVGLVLSISRTVNLK
- a CDS encoding UDP-N-acetylglucosamine--N-acetylmuramyl-(pentapeptide) pyrophosphoryl-undecaprenol N-acetylglucosamine transferase; translated protein: MKIDNIVITGGGTGGHLKVAEAFINELYERGLKATYIGSKNGQDKEWFGPHNRKLKKAIFLDSYGVVNKGFFGKIKSLINIIRLSFECNDMFEDKNINKVISVGGYSAAPATFAAIMTSGCKLYIHEQNSKMGKLNQLTSFFATELFSSYDAKSKVKDYPVDNKFFDNARVRSATRAVIFLGGSQGAKSINNFALSVAEKLHIMGIKIIHQTGRADFQRIKEKYQKLGIEADVFDFCMDIENKMSKADFAVSRAGASTLWELAANALPTLFIPFPHAAQDHQYTNALFLVEKNMAYMKRESQLSQEYFFECIQQDNYEMSKRLVNSIMSDSIKLMLDCILEDH